A DNA window from Aquarana catesbeiana isolate 2022-GZ linkage group LG01, ASM4218655v1, whole genome shotgun sequence contains the following coding sequences:
- the BORCS8 gene encoding BLOC-1-related complex subunit 8 isoform X2 → MAGPITQRITDKFTESMYVLANEPSVALYRLQEHVRRSLPELAQHKADMQNWEEQSQGSIYTVEYACSAVKSMTFSSVHFKSIEGLLKQAINLKHQLNTVQSRR, encoded by the exons TCACAGACAAGTTCACGGAGAGTATGTATGTCCTCGCCAATGAGCCTTCAGTGGCTTTGTATCGCCTGCAGGAACATGTGCGTAGATCATTACCGGAGCTGGCCCAGCACAAG GCTGATATGCAGAACTGGGAAGAGCAGAGCCAAGGATCCATTTACACAGTGGAGTATGCTTGCAG tgcTGTAAAAAGTATGACATTCAGCAGCGTGCACTTTAAAAGCATTGAAGGTCTACTGAAGCAAGCAATCAACTTGAAGCAccagctgaacacagtgcagagtcGCAGGTAG